In Palaemon carinicauda isolate YSFRI2023 chromosome 18, ASM3689809v2, whole genome shotgun sequence, a genomic segment contains:
- the LOC137657307 gene encoding zinc finger BED domain-containing protein 5-like: MDKFLIRKEASGSRESDSEQSLNPTNSNVKKAKIRHYLNRQYNESYLKFGFFWSGDAAQPNPLCVVCGDKMSNESMVPSKLRRHLTSKHSSLQDKDLVYFQRLLDQQSKQRNVFEKTMTASERSQLASIEVAEIIALKSKSHTLAESVILPACKKIVKSMFGEKAEKEISKIPLSNDTIHRRILDLSENIEKKVQKKLQDSTFALTVDESTDISNTSHLLAFVHFIDGSEIINQFLCCKGMSTTTRGQDIFDVLTDYLREMNLTWKSCVGICTDGAPCMTGCIKGFVSLAEKENSDLIRTHCFLHREVLISKISQEDLKLVLHQLVEIVNYIKSSPLKSRLFEQLCKGMDSQHVRLLMHTEVRWLSKGKVLTRVHELHKELIVFFDQEKQGKFCEHLRCELWMSKLEYLTEIFSLLNNTNSSMQGRNENILTSTDKLVALKKKIIIWKNRASSGNFDMFPSMRTTCIKERIPIVVSHLTALDENIDHYFPSLNTEKYDWIRNPFMNIPSNIGLQLCEEEELATISSDRDLKIKHSTVPIDSFWISVQEEYPTLSKKALSLLL; the protein is encoded by the coding sequence ATGGATaaatttcttataagaaaggagGCTAGTGGCAGCCGTGAGTCTGATAGTGAACAATCATTGAACCCAACAAACTCCAatgtaaaaaaggcaaaaattcgcCATTATTTAAATAGACAGTATAATGAGAGCTACTTGAAGTTCGGATTTTTTTGGTCTGGAGATGCTGCTCAACCAAATCCATTATGTGTAGTTTGCggcgataaaatgtcaaatgaatccATGGTACCAAGTAAGTTAAGGAGACATCTCACTTCTAAACATTCATCTCTGCAGGATAAAGATCTTGTATATTTTCAAAGGCTTTTAGATCAGCAATCGAAGCAGCGCAATGTATTTGAGAAAACAATGACCGCATCAGAAAGGTCTCAGCTTGCTTCAATTGAAGTCGcagaaataatagcattaaaatctaAATCTCACACACTTGCTGAGTCGGTTATACTGCCCGCTTGCAAAAAGATTGTTAAATCCATGTTtggtgagaaagctgaaaaagaaattagcaaaatccccttatcaaatgatacaatacacagaagaattttagatttatctgaaaatattgaaaaaaaggttcAGAAAAAACTTCAGGATTCTACTTTTGCATTAACTGTTGATGAGTCCACGGATATAAGCAACACTAGTCACTTGCTTGCATTTGTACATTTTATTGATGGCAGTGAAATAATCAATCAGTTTTTGTGTTGCAAAGGAATGTCAACTACTACTAGAGGTCAAGATATTTTTGATGTGCTAACTGACTACCTTAGAGAAATGAATTTAACATGGAAATCTTGCGTAGGCATTTGCACTGATGGAGCCCCATGTATGACAGGCTGTATTAAAGGATTTGTATCTCTTGCAGAAAAAGAAAACTCAGATCTTATTCGTACTCATTGCTTTTTACACAGAGAAGttcttatttcaaaaatatcacaagaagatttaaaactggtgttacaccagctagttgaaatagtaaattatattaaaagtagcCCTTTGAAGTCAAGATTATTTGAACAACTATGCAAAGGAATGGACTCCCAGCATGTTAGATTACTAATGCATACTGAAGTTCGATGGCTATCGAAAGGTAAGGTATTGACTCGTGTtcatgaattacacaaggaattaatCGTATTTTTCGACCAAGAAAAGCAGGGAAAATTCTGTGAGCATCTTCGTTGTGAACTTTGGATGTCTAAACTGGAATACCTAACAGAAATATTCAGTTTATTAAACAACACAAACAGTAGCATGCAAGGGAGAAATGAAAATATTCTGACCTCAACAGATAAGTTAGTtgctctaaaaaagaaaattattatttggaaaaatagaGCAAGCTCAGGTAATTTTGATATGTTTCCTTCAATGCGTACCACTTGCATTAAAGAAAGGATCCCTATTGTTGTTTCTCATCTGACAGCGCTTGATGAAAACATTGACCACTATTTTCCATCACTGAACACAGAGAAGTATGATTGGATTCGAAATCCTTTCATGAATattccctctaatattggattacagttgtgtgaagaagaggaactggccaccatttctagtgacagagatctaaaaataaaacattctactgtACCTATTGACTCATTTTGGATATCTGTTCAAGAGGAATATCCCACATTATCTAAAAAAGCTTTATCACTTTTGTTGTAA